In Leifsonia sp. ZF2019, a genomic segment contains:
- a CDS encoding aspartate aminotransferase family protein, translating into MTTVETFGEPITSDEATLQAKAKDHLWMHFARQSVMEDGAGVPIITRGEGHHIWDSHGKRYIDGLSGLFVVNAGHGRRRLAEAAAKQAEQLAFFPIWSYAHPNAIELADRLAHYAPGDLNRVFFSTGGGEAVETAFKLAKYYWKLQGRPTKHKVLSRSVAYHGTPQGALAITGIPAMKEMFEPLTPGGFRVPNTNFYRAGEMGAPTDNIEDFGVWAANRIEEMIQFEGPETVAAIFLEPVQNSGGCFPPPPGYFQRVREICDKYDVLLVSDEVICAFGRIGHMFACDQYGYVPDMITCAKAMTSGYSPIGATIISDKIYEPFKHGNTSFYHGYTFGGHPVSAAVAMENLDIFEEEGLNDRVRENSPLFRAELEKLLALPIVGDVRGDGYFFGIELVKDKATKETFDDDESERLLRGFLSKALYDAGLYCRADDRGDPVVQLAPPLTIGPDEFVEIRQILESVLTEASNHL; encoded by the coding sequence ATGACAACCGTAGAAACGTTCGGCGAGCCGATCACCTCCGACGAGGCGACGCTCCAGGCCAAGGCCAAGGACCACCTCTGGATGCACTTCGCGCGCCAGTCGGTGATGGAGGACGGCGCAGGCGTGCCGATCATCACCCGCGGCGAAGGCCATCACATCTGGGACTCGCACGGCAAGCGCTACATCGACGGGCTCTCCGGGCTGTTCGTGGTCAACGCCGGCCACGGTCGCAGGCGTCTCGCCGAGGCCGCCGCCAAGCAGGCCGAGCAGCTCGCGTTCTTCCCGATCTGGTCGTACGCCCACCCGAACGCCATCGAGCTCGCTGACCGGCTCGCGCACTACGCGCCCGGCGACCTCAACCGCGTCTTCTTCTCCACCGGCGGCGGCGAGGCCGTCGAGACCGCCTTCAAGCTGGCCAAGTACTACTGGAAGCTGCAGGGGCGCCCGACCAAGCACAAGGTGCTCTCGCGCTCCGTCGCTTACCACGGCACCCCGCAGGGTGCGCTCGCGATCACCGGCATCCCGGCTATGAAGGAGATGTTCGAGCCGCTCACCCCCGGCGGGTTCCGCGTCCCGAACACGAACTTCTATCGCGCGGGCGAGATGGGGGCCCCGACCGACAACATCGAGGACTTCGGGGTGTGGGCGGCCAATCGCATCGAGGAGATGATCCAGTTCGAGGGCCCTGAGACCGTCGCAGCGATCTTCCTCGAGCCGGTGCAGAACTCCGGCGGCTGCTTCCCGCCGCCTCCCGGGTACTTCCAGCGCGTGCGCGAGATCTGCGACAAGTACGACGTGCTGCTGGTCAGCGACGAGGTCATCTGCGCCTTCGGCCGCATCGGCCACATGTTCGCCTGCGACCAGTACGGCTACGTGCCCGACATGATCACCTGTGCCAAGGCGATGACCTCCGGGTACTCCCCGATCGGCGCGACCATCATCAGCGACAAGATCTACGAGCCGTTCAAGCACGGCAACACGTCGTTCTACCACGGCTACACGTTCGGCGGGCACCCGGTCTCGGCCGCGGTCGCGATGGAGAACCTCGACATCTTCGAGGAGGAGGGTCTGAACGACCGCGTGCGCGAGAACTCGCCGCTCTTCCGCGCCGAGCTCGAGAAGCTGCTCGCTCTCCCGATCGTCGGCGACGTGCGCGGCGACGGCTACTTCTTCGGCATCGAGCTGGTGAAGGACAAGGCCACGAAGGAGACCTTCGACGACGACGAGTCCGAGCGGCTCCTGCGCGGGTTCCTCTCCAAGGCGCTGTACGACGCGGGCCTGTACTGCCGCGCCGACGACCGCGGAGACCCCGTCGTCCAGCTCGCACCGCCGCTGACCATCGGTCCCGACGAGTTCGTCGAGATCCGCCAGATCCTCGAGTCCGTGCTGACCGAGGCGAGCAACCACCTGTAA
- a CDS encoding Lrp/AsnC family transcriptional regulator, whose product MSTPRATNGAKAPQIDDVSKAIIEQLQVDGRKSYAEIGKAVGLSEAAVRQRVQKLTESGVMQIVAVTDPMQLGFYRQAMIGIRVTGDTRVVADKLAAMPAVDYVVLTAGTYDILAEVVCENDLDLITMLNSEIRSLDGVLSTETFVYLKLHKQFYNWGTR is encoded by the coding sequence ATGAGTACCCCTCGGGCAACGAACGGCGCGAAGGCTCCGCAGATCGATGACGTCTCCAAGGCGATCATCGAGCAGCTCCAGGTGGACGGCCGCAAGTCGTACGCCGAGATCGGCAAGGCCGTCGGTCTGAGCGAAGCTGCGGTCCGCCAGCGCGTGCAGAAGCTGACCGAGTCGGGCGTGATGCAGATCGTAGCCGTGACCGACCCGATGCAACTCGGGTTCTATCGCCAGGCGATGATCGGGATCCGCGTCACCGGGGACACCCGCGTGGTCGCCGACAAGCTGGCTGCGATGCCGGCCGTCGACTACGTCGTCCTCACGGCCGGGACTTACGACATCCTGGCCGAGGTGGTGTGCGAGAACGACCTCGACCTCATCACGATGCTCAACTCCGAGATCCGATCCCTCGACGGCGTGCTGTCGACCGAGACGTTCGTCTATCTCAAACTCCACAAACAGTTCTACAACTGGGGAACACGATAA